In the genome of Calothrix sp. PCC 6303, the window CGTCGGGTGTGAATTTGACGCGGATGGGTTCAAAGCCAAATTGATATCCGGCATCTTTGAGTTTGGTTTCCAGTAAATCGATGGCTTCACCACTCCAACCAAAGGAACCAAATACACCTGCAATTTTACTAGTTGTGGCTGTGGAAAGAACTACACCTAAAGCTGTTTGGATAGGGGTGGGTGCATGTCCACCGAGGGTAGGAGAACCAATAATGAAACCTGCTGATTTCTCGATAGCAGCGCGGATTTCATCGGGTTCAGTAAATTCGCAGTTAATTGCTTGGACTGCGATTCCTGCCTTCGTGATGCCGCGTGCGATCGCTTGTGCTAATGTAGCCGTATTCCCGTAGGCTGAGGCATAGATTAATGCGACGCTGGTTTCTTGGGATGTTTGCTGAGTAATCCACTCACGGTAAGCTTTTGTGAGATCTATCAAACCATAACGTACTAAGGGTCCATGGTTAGGTGCATAGAGTCGTGCCGGAAATTCTAAAAGTTTATCGAGGGCAGTTTCCACTTGACGGGCATTGGGTGCCATTACACAATCAAAGTAGTAACGCCGATCTTCTACTAATGTTTGCCAACCTTCATCAAATACCTGATCACCACAAATATGCGCTCCAAATAGTTTATCACAGTAGAGAATTTCGGTTTGTAAGTCGTAGGTACAAAGTTCGTCAGGGTAACGAGGATTAGTTGTGGGGATAAATTGTAAAATATGTCCTTGACCTAAATCTAGACTTTCATCTCCCCGCATCACCTGAATTGGTAAATTTGGATTTTCCAAAGCACCACGCAAATTAATTGCCCCAGGATTTGAACAAACAAAGGTAATTTGGGGGGCAATTTCTAAAAGGGATTTTAAGGTTTTGGCACGGTTTGGGTTGACATGACCTAAGATTACATAATCGATTTTTTTGACATCAACCCGTTCTTGTAAAGTGGTGAGGAAACTATCAGTAAATGTTTCTCCGGGAGGATCGATTAAGGCAATTTTATCGGCTTCAATTAAGTAGCAATTTGCTGTGGTTCCCTTAGCTAAAGCATATTCAATTTCAAACCGTAACCTTGTCCAGCTACGGGAACGAAACACCCTGGTATTGGTACCAATGGGGAAAACTTGAACATCACGAGGTTTGGTTGATTGCATAACTGGGAAATGAGGAAATTATCAACAAATTGGTTTGTAGAGACGCGATATATCACGTCTCTAACATCGTTCGGAATCACACAAAATCGTTATCGTATCTGATATCCTGCAAGTAGTCGGGGATATAACACTAGTGGAGTTTGGCGGAAATAAACAGACTATTCTCAAGGGACAAAAAGGTTATAAAATAACTTTTTCCTTCTGCCTCCTGCCTTCATCCTTAATAGTGATTGCCAACTTTGCGGTGGTGAACTGCGGTGAGCCCTTCCGGCTTAGAAACCCGTCCCGCGTAGATGCTGCAATATACAATCCAATGATCGCCTGTATCCATGCGGCTGCTAACTTCGCACTCCATATATGCCAAAGCATCAGCGAGAATTGGCGCACCGTTTTGCGATGGGTATGTGCGGACACCTTCAAAACGATCAGCACCTGGTGCAAATCGCTTCAAAAACTGTTTCATCAAAGGTTGATAATTGCCTTCTTCCAAAACATTCAGGACAAACTTATCACCCACCTGCATCAGTGATTCAATCGCCCGA includes:
- a CDS encoding diflavin flavoprotein, producing the protein MQSTKPRDVQVFPIGTNTRVFRSRSWTRLRFEIEYALAKGTTANCYLIEADKIALIDPPGETFTDSFLTTLQERVDVKKIDYVILGHVNPNRAKTLKSLLEIAPQITFVCSNPGAINLRGALENPNLPIQVMRGDESLDLGQGHILQFIPTTNPRYPDELCTYDLQTEILYCDKLFGAHICGDQVFDEGWQTLVEDRRYYFDCVMAPNARQVETALDKLLEFPARLYAPNHGPLVRYGLIDLTKAYREWITQQTSQETSVALIYASAYGNTATLAQAIARGITKAGIAVQAINCEFTEPDEIRAAIEKSAGFIIGSPTLGGHAPTPIQTALGVVLSTATTSKIAGVFGSFGWSGEAIDLLETKLKDAGYQFGFEPIRVKFTPDDKTLQMCEEAGTDFAQGLKKVRKVRAVSQPATNVEQAVGRVIGSLSVVTAKQGDISSAMLASWVSQASFNPPGLTIAIAKDRAVESLMYSGSNFVLNILKEGNHIGLMKQFLKPFAPGEDRFGGVAVQEAASGNQILTDALAYLDCTVQTRMEVGDHWLVYATVDDGKVLNQDGVTAVHHRKSGNHY